One Helicobacter pylori NCTC 11637 = CCUG 17874 = ATCC 43504 = JCM 12093 genomic window, AGTGATTACAGCATCATTTTTTAAAATCATGTCTAACGCCCTAAAAAGCTCAAGCACACCCGCTAACTGCACATGAATATTGCGTTACAAATGCTAATGGGCTTTATTGATTTTACAACCAAAGAATGATGATAAGTTAAAATATTTTGATACGCTTATCATTTTGGATACGATAAACCTGATTTGAAAGTAGGAGATTATTGATTTTTTCTTTAGATAGGGCTAATTTTTAATGAAACGCTACTTTGATTTTTGGCACAAGAAACCCCCTCCTTTAACCCTCTAACCCTTACTTTTTATCGTTTTTATGCTCGTGGTTAGCGTTGCATTGATTAGCTTGGTTTTGGCTATTTTTTTGACAACTTTCGTTGTTTTGATTTTTAGCATCACCTTTTTGATTGTGGTTTTGATTACTGCAACTGTTACTCATCTTGTCTCCCTTAAATTAAAATAAAAACTAGATGCGTTTTCGCATCTAGGTTTCCATTCTATACCCTTTTCCCTAAAAAAAAGCTTAAATGGATTCTATTTGCAACGACTTCTTATCTTCACTGGCTTGCTGTGTTTTTAGGCGTAAAGTGGCAACCACAATGCATGCCGGTATGGTTACCCTATAAGCCGGCCCTGCAATATCGATCGCTGTCCATACGCCTGTAATGATCCAGCCAACAGGGCCTGTTAAAAAGCTCAGAGTTCTTGTAAGCACTTGATTGCCCGCAAGCGATAAACCACGCCCTAGAATGGTTTTTGCGACCGCATTCGCAACAATGACAGCTAATTGATAAGATTTAAAACCCCCCATTTTAAACAGCGTTAAAGTCGCCGCACTTAAGGCTTGTCTGTTTAAATTGTCAGTGTTTTTTATGGACAATTCATCGCACATTTCTTTCACTTCTTCATCATCCATTTCCTCTAAACTTCTTTCTAAGATTTTAGAAAGCATGTTTTGTTCAATTAAAGTCGTTTCAGTTTTCTTGTTGTAATTGACCTTTAATTTATCGCACACATCGCACAAAATCTCTTTGTATAAGACCCCTTCGCCTTTAATGAAACTCGCAAAACTATTGCTCCCATAGTATTGCAACTCTTCAGCGATTCTTTCTGCGTATTTAGCGTAATCATCGCCATGCCTTTTGTATTCTATGGAGCTTGTGAGTTTTTCATTGTGTCTTTTTTCGCCGTCTTTACCAAAAACAAGCACCTCAAACAAATCCAATAAATCACTAGATTCCAATTGCTTTAAAAATTCCAAATCTCTATCATATTTGTATGCCATATTATTCCTTTATATTGTTTTATCACTTATTAAAAACAAACGACTTTTCACGCTCCATCGCTGTTTTTCTAAAGTGGTTACTGATTTTAATATCATTTGTCTAAAACTATACTTAATATTCTAAAAGGGCTAAAAGCCCAACGCTCTTAAGATTGTTTTAAGGCATCAATTCTTTAAAACATTAAAGGGGGATTTTTATCCCCATTTTTTCTAACCTTTACTTTTTGCCCTTTTATTTAGGGTTATTAGGGGTTAAGCGATTTGGAGCGGTTGTTATCATTTTTTTTGTAATTCTTATGGCTAGGATTTTTAGCATCAATGCTTGGGTTATTGCTTAATTGGTATCCTCCTTTTATAAAAAAGCAACTAATAAAATAATGGCTAAAAAGAAAATAAATACACAAATAAGAATGCGGGTTGCATCAGCTTCGTTAGAATTTGTTTTAGAGGTTTCACCAATAGATTGTTTCATATCATTAGCTTCATTTGTTTGTTGTGTTTCTAGGTGTA contains:
- a CDS encoding DUF3944 domain-containing protein; this encodes MAYKYDRDLEFLKQLESSDLLDLFEVLVFGKDGEKRHNEKLTSSIEYKRHGDDYAKYAERIAEELQYYGSNSFASFIKGEGVLYKEILCDVCDKLKVNYNKKTETTLIEQNMLSKILERSLEEMDDEEVKEMCDELSIKNTDNLNRQALSAATLTLFKMGGFKSYQLAVIVANAVAKTILGRGLSLAGNQVLTRTLSFLTGPVGWIITGVWTAIDIAGPAYRVTIPACIVVATLRLKTQQASEDKKSLQIESI